One genomic region from Dermacentor variabilis isolate Ectoservices chromosome 6, ASM5094787v1, whole genome shotgun sequence encodes:
- the LOC142584436 gene encoding uncharacterized protein LOC142584436 — translation MSSANRTVVAWAGLHFLPAVVMVMLLLVVLGSDGCWSLVLEPLQSLASRERQETITHEERTTRGRGGGGGDVMEDDDEEDRDRPSTTVVSSTRRRVVIPGHDDGDYRSQRRRGGGRNWYLVLPADALDPLAIARPLVLRQPF, via the exons ATGTCCAGTGC AAACCGCACAGTGGTGGCATGGGCGGGCCTCCATTTCCTACCGGCTGTCGTCATGGtgatgctgctgctggtggtcCTCGGGAGTGACGGGTGCTGGTCCCTGGTGCTGGAGCCGCTGCAGTCCTTGGCGTCGCGCGAGCGCCAGGAGACGATCACGCACGAAGAGCGGACCACGCGTGgccgaggaggaggcggcggcgACGtgatggaagacgacgacgaagaggacAGGGACCGGCCCTCGACCACGGTCGTCTCGTCGACCCGTCGTCGGGTCGTCATCCCTGGTCACGACGATGGCGACTATCGCAGCCAGCGTCGCCGTGGAGGAGGCAGGAACTGGTACCTCGTCCTGCCCGCGGACGCCCTCGATCCGCTGGCCATCGCTCGGCCATTGGTGCTGCGGCAGCCCTTCTAA